The nucleotide window ACTTATCCTCAATTTAAgagatatttttgtttttgttagtattatattttatgtgaTTGATTTATTTATCCTCCGTGATACTAATtgtcaaaataatttatgttgatgttaataatttcttcattaGAAGCACTCCAAAAACATTAGTTAGATAATCATACAGTCGTAGGAGATTGATATAGGCAAGGGCAACAAATTTAGTTAGAATTTGATTAGTAAAAGTGAagtgtataatttatttgacattttgaTGTTAAAGAAGTCAGTAGACTGTACTATTGTTTATGGTTAGAGAATAGTATTTCTGAGTCGTTTCATAAATTGTTTCCGTACCTAGgcatttatttctatttttgttttgttgacaGTTTTTAAATTCATGTTGATTTTAATCGGGTATGGATTATAGTCATTTGCTCATTTAACTATGACATATGGTGGTAAGGATTAGTTatgtaatataataaataaataattcttgtATGACTGTTTTGCATACCAAATTTCTTTTTGGAATATTCTAGGATATTGCAAGTGACATGCATTCTGTTAGTTATTGGCACAATCTGCACCATTTACTAATATTTATTGGTCAGTCCTTGACTGTCTGTGATAAACGAGCTTTGATTAATTCTTATGACTGAGTGAAATATACTTTCATCTTACAGGAAAGACAAACAGCGCGAGAAGGTAGCTCTGCACCATGTGCTTTCCGGATATCATCTGAAGGATTGCCCCTTATTCTTCCATACATAACCAAACAGATTCTGCATGCATCTCCCTCAGACTTCAAGCATCTTCTGCAGAACAAAGAAGTAAAGTTTGAAGATTTTACTGATGCCGAGTTTGGTGAAAAGGCAGCAAACCTATTGCCAGGCTGTTGTGTGGTAATTATGTGTATAGGTATGTATCTGTCACCACGCCATAGAGAAGTTTAATACCCATTGGCATCAACATAATTGTTTATAGGATCTTTTTCTGCAGGGAAAACAGTTGCTGCAGAGTCTCTCAAAGTGGATGAGTCAACGATAGCCATTGGATGCTGGAAGGGTAGGGCGAGATTGTCAGTGATGGTTACTGCAATGGACTGCCAAGAACTACTGGAAAGGCTTTTAATACGTTTTGACACTGAAAAGGGCTCCTCTGGGCATTTGGACAATTCCTCTAATGATGTGGAAGAAGTTCAGCCTGTGCAAGAGTTGAACAGGGAAAATGATGACGATGTGTGAAAGCTACTGAGTTAAAGTGACTACTTAACAGATATTCTTTACCCTGTTGTAAGTTCTAACAGATATTTGTGCTATTTGTCATTTATAGAAATGGTGATTTTGCCCTTCACCTATGAAACGATAGTGAAAAAATTGCTTGTTTTTGTTAACCCCGTCATTATTTTCATAGACAGATGCTGGTCCATATTTATAGTTTTGGTTTCTTAAATTGCTTCTGAGAAACTCTGTTGCTGTATGGTTTAGACTTTAGAGGTTCAAcatgagaaaattttataaaGTCGTCCCTCGCGCATCATGTAACTGGTAGATTTTAGTCGAACTCAGATGCCGTTTATTTTACTACGGGAATAAACTCTAAAATTATAAGCGTGTTTGGATCACCGGTGCGAACGTATGTTGGGACCAACCTCCTTTTTTAGGAAGCAACAATATCCTTACGTTTGTGGTGAAATGGTCTCAGGCTTCATGCTGCATGCTGCCGCAATTTAACCGGAGAAACAAACATGTATTATATCTAGGTAGCCTCCTAGCTAcaatgtgttttgtttttagttttagatgCTTAGAATGTCCATTATAGTAGTTAACAACTCTAGTGCAATGTTTGACGTACTTTTCCGTTGGACATACAGTATTGGCTCTGACAGGTCTAGACATACTAGGTTGCTGGTAGTTGAAATCAATTCTTATTGGCGCGATGCATTCAAATTCAATGCATGTTTGTTACTGCATCTAATTCGTGGGTCAGTGGCTCAAATGACgtcaaatatcaaaataaacgtAGAAGCTAATATAGATGTGGATTGAAGTGGACGTGATGGGAAAACAAACATGCTATTCAAATTGACAAATTAAGGATGTGTTTGgttgtgaagaaaaaaaataatatgtaagaaaataagagaaatagatgagaaataaaataaaataaaataaaaataaaagtaatttgaTTGAAGAGAAAtagaatgaaataaaagaaaaatatttgaatttaagtgatttgatagataaaaaaataacattaaataaaaatattattattatgagatAGGAGAAGACTTGTTTGTTTAGCACATTGAATGCAATACAATTTCATCTTCAATCTGTTTTGGCAAGGAAACTTTTTTTATGGATCCCactagttttgttttttaaatttctcaacGACTCATTGCAATCAAAACACCACCATTTTTGTTCACACATTTAACTGCAACCAAACCACTCCTAAGTATGTTTCGcagagagaaaaggaaatagAGGGAGAAGTaggtccaaaagaagaaaaaaaatatatatatatatatatatatatatattgattgattggttggtTGGCTGGAGAGGAGGAGATAATTGATTAGGTGTTGGGGAGAGGATGATTGATTAAGTGCATATTTGGATGGATCGttgtcaaaataaattttgaatagaatttattttggttaagattgattttgaagtgatgtgatttatgtttgaatattttattataaaattaagtttaaagtaaaatttaatacaaaattttgaatttaacgcaaaagttatttaaagttactccaattcaaaattaattatggatcataatcaattttaaattcttctcaaacatgaaatcaaacatgtgaaaaaaaaatatccaaaatcaatttttcaacTCAAACCAAACACCCACTAAGTGAGTGTGAGTGTAATTGATTTGATTAGGTGTTAAGGGAAAAGGTAAAGTCAATATTCAACTTTATTATATTCCAAcacaaaatcaattatatagTCCATGATTATAGTCAAAACTCTCTTTCAATAAGCAAcacaatctctctctctctctctttaagATCCACacctttttatttcttcaatccttcatttccAAAAAACCAAACGAGTCATGCTTTCCAACATCCCTTCATTTCttcaattttccttttatttttccttctcttcaaCACTACCAAACAAGCCATAAAAGTAAAATTCACTTTTAGATTTATCTTTAATCTATGTAAAAtggattaattttttgttttaatattttttaaaaatgttgctTTCCatcttcataaatttaatttttcaaatgatttaatAGAATTatgttatcatttaaatataaattgtgatgcataaaaatattaacttttataataattattttaaaattatttaaaatatttttaatttctcgactataaatttgtacttgatgatgtatgaaaaattttaaaataacctcTTGTTATTTAACGTTAAAGTGATAATTTTTCAAACATATCATATAACAATCACTTTAAGATGGCATGTGATATGACATATTTATTTGCATGGCATTATtaataaatagttataaaaatatttttaaaacttctaAAATTTACAAGgacttaaaagaataaaatcaaaatttatcatatttacgTAAATTAACAaatctaatttaaattaaagtttaataattatgtattaagattgtcaaataattttacacttttATTAATCATAAGTTatcattcatataatttttaaaataattattattaaaattaacaaatttacaataaattatcATAACAAATTTACTGTGCAAACCTTCTACTAAGATTGGATGGGCTTACCAGATGACCCCATTGGAAAAATACAGCAATGTTCGAACTATAAGCACGAATGATGATATTTTCACATTCGATTAGTTCCAAGTCCACCCATTTCACCTACAAAATTCATGTATATTGAACCAAGCAATTgttcaaagaagaaaaaaaaaagcaatttgtatctactttcatttttaatgtttaactcgccaaccaaatcaaattaaatttaaatgtacAAAAAAAGCAATGCGCCAAACCTTTAAAATTTGGTAATAAGAACACAACCATGAAATACACTAAAtagaaacaaattataaataaagtcaAGATGATTGACAACACATATTCCTCTTAGCAGGGATTTCCTGTGCAGGGCCTGGAACGATAATCTTCTGGCCAGACAAAGATGCTGAGTTCCCATTTCCCTGATTTTCATCAGCAGTTAGGTTCTTCTTGTTGACAATGTTGTATATTTCTGTCAAGACAGTTATGAAGGCTGTTTCAACATTAGTTGCTTCTAGTGCTGAGGTCTCTAAGAAAAACAACCCTTCTTTCTCAGCAAATTCTTTTGCATCCTCAGTGGGTACGTCACGCTGGTTCTCAAGATCACATTTGTTGCCTGTAAGAATGATGACTATGTTCTTGTCAGCATGGTTGCGCAGTTCTTCTAACCAACGTGGTATGTGATCAAAGGTTTGGCGTTTAGTGATGTCATAAACCAACATTGCCCCCACAGCACCCCTGTAATATGCACTCGTAACTGCTCTGTATCTGTATCATAAAccattgaaaatgaaatattagTTTAAACTGAAATTTGGCATTTAATGTACTTTAAGCCAACCATTCGAACCACCAAGACATGATAAGAAATAATCGTAATTAATCATGTGAAGAAGCACTAACTAGATATAATTGCATGCAAGAAAAAATAGTTCTATTCTACACTGTTGATTACTAACAAGTGAGAAAAAGGAATGCATGTCCAAACTAATTATGTTAGCAAGTACAATTTAACTAAATGATGCCCCGTGCTAAAGCTACTTGATCAAAATTGACAAGTTCTAAAACACTTATTATTAAAGTTTTTGAAGAATCAACAACACTAATAATAAAAGctgttcaaaataataataataataacaataataataataataaagtctcTGAAAGATTGAGATGATAAATTGTGAAAATAAggccgataaaaaaaattaaaagatagatggtgaaaataatattttgagatACCCAAAGCACTCTTCAAGTATGAACCATTTGCATAGATTGCCCATGCAGCCAATTTCATGGATAGTCCATCGCAGCTTGTTCTGACTTCTGTCTGCGTGCTCTAAATCTCAAGATAGGCAATGGTTTTGAACTGAGGCTTGTTGTACTTCATATTGGAAAAtgagttattttaaaatctCAATAAATGGAGAATGGTGACTGCTAGTTGAAAATGGGAAACTTAATGAGATTCTATGTCTTCCTTACAAATTTAAGCAACTAATTTCTCTATACTCTGTAAAACGTCATATCATATCACATTAAACAACTTATGCAATAATTCATGCATTACCATCAGTGGTAATCCCATCACAAAATAATACCAAAATTTACACATGCATGCGATGTTCCAAATTCTGTTTGCATTTTCCTTTCGTTTACAAATTTATTATCTGTCATATAGCTTGAGAATGTAGAGTATTATATGTCGACCAAGAAAAACCAAAGGCAGAGATGCATCAGCTTGAAAGTCAGCAACTTTGTATAACGATTTATCGAAAGGCATTAGTATCAATTCCTTgacataaatttatcataaaagatTAGACAATAGCAGCAACGGTcgaccaaaaaagaaaagacaataGCAGCAACCAGCAATGCAAATGCAAGATTAAATCTAACGGGAGTTTTAATAATAACTGCatcattcacaaaaaaaaaaaaaaggcagcaACACAATGGCATAGTGACCAGAAATTCGTTCCACTGcagtttttttactaaaaaaataccgTTGCGAACTTCAAAAAACTGAGTGAGAAAATTAACAGCATCCCGGCAATTTCGGTAACTGAGAATCTGAGACCACATTCACACCTCAAAGTCATCTGTACAAATAACTAATTCTAATTCACAACCAGAAAATGGTCCACAATCACTACTGTAGCCACAAGGTCAAGATTTTTCCGGTCTTTGCTGCTGCAATTGCAGCCATATTAACAATATTTGTCaacaatttttcacaaaattcagGATTGTGACAAAACTGCATgcaccacaatttaaaaccttattcAAGGTTTTATAAAGTTATTTGCAATCACAACTACAGTCCCAAAATCTAAGGTTTTTGGTCTTTACTACTGCAATTGTGACCATATAAGCCAGATTTGTTAACAATATTTCgcaatataaaatattacaacGAAACTGCACGTATGAGTCtgactgcaatttaaaaccttaacCACAAATATGGAGGAGACAAAGAAGTGATCAATGAAATGACAGTAAACTACAAAACGGCTTGCCGTATGTTTTCCACTCTAGCAATACTAAATGGTACGAAAATttgtagaaagaaaaaatattattttacgaaacaaatgttttaatatagttggttaaattgtaaaaataaataaatattttttttttcaaaattaacgaAAATCACGGTGATCAGCAACATATAGTGTTCGTGGAACACGAATTGGTAGCAATAAGAAACTTCCTTTCCACTTAATGAATATTATTGGATAGAATTTTCCTTGTTTCGTGGTAAAGTCCCGGGACTCATCCTTGTCCATGTTCTATAATCTATACCGTCTCTTTTTCCTGAACGTGCTTCAGTCACATATCAATTACCAATACACAACGTAATGATCACAATAGATCAGCTCAGTAACCTTAGTTAAAACACAAATCCACGCGATCCTCCGCCGCGACGATCAGATCACGCGCGAAACGACGTCGGTGACGCAAATTAACAGATTCGAGCCAAAACTAACAATATTAAGAAACTGTGGAAAAGAAGTTATAGAGTACCGTTCTTGGCCGGCAGTGTCCCAGATCTGAGCCTTAACGGTCTTGTGATCGATAACCAAAGTCCTCGTCTGAAATTCAACACCGATGGTGGACTTGGAGTCCAAGCTGAACTCGTTCCTCGCAAACCGAGCTAGTATCTGCGACTTCCCCACCGCCGAGTCCCCTATCAGCACCACCTTGAACACGTAGTCTATCCTCTGGTTCGCGTCCCCATACCCTCCTCCTGCACCCGCACCTGCCATTTCCCACTACACTTTTTCTGTTCACAATCACAATAATATATCTTCAACTTACTTACTTACAcatacacatatatgtactGTTTCTTTCGCTTTAAGGTTAAAACTTAAATGCTACACTCTTTTTTGTTATTGCCTTTTTGATTAaaggaacacttacttgtttatttatttattatttattgtgtATCTCTCACACTTAAGTGATAttgattattgttttttaattaagtgattcagaattttaattttaatttttaagaaaatcatgTTAGGGGATATAATTCAAGTTTTTAACAGTGAATATTACATGGAAATAATAgtaagattgaaaaaaaaaaaactcttatggTACACTACGTGTATGATTATTGGAGAGGAGGGGTGAGACACGTGTCACGTGACACGTGCACGAGTGAGGTGGGAATGAAGAAGCGTCTCCCCACCAATGAATGAGAGAAGTGGCAGGTTGTTGGGTGTTTGATCATTGATGATGAATGAAAGATGAGAGGAAGAACGGTTGAGGACAGCTCTTATTTTTACTTTCGAGCGATCGCAGC belongs to Glycine soja cultivar W05 chromosome 5, ASM419377v2, whole genome shotgun sequence and includes:
- the LOC114413092 gene encoding ras-related protein Rab11A-like — protein: MAGAGAGGGYGDANQRIDYVFKVVLIGDSAVGKSQILARFARNEFSLDSKSTIGVEFQTRTLVIDHKTVKAQIWDTAGQERYRAVTSAYYRGAVGAMLVYDITKRQTFDHIPRWLEELRNHADKNIVIILTGNKCDLENQRDVPTEDAKEFAEKEGLFFLETSALEATNVETAFITVLTEIYNIVNKKNLTADENQGNGNSASLSGQKIIVPGPAQEIPAKRNMCCQSS